In Planctomonas sp. JC2975, the genomic stretch CGGATCGGGGCTCATTCCTACCGACGCGGATGCCGGCGCGAAATCGACAGCTCTGCGGAAGAAGCGCTCGACGCCGCTCAGGATTCCTCGACATCCGCGAACACGACGCGCACCCCGCCCGTCGCCAGTTCGAGCGCACGAGGGAACAACGCCCCCATCTCCTGGGTCGCCACCGCCGCGTTCGCCGCGTCGTACTCGGCGAAGTAGAGGTCGATCAAGCGATAGGCCGGAGTGGGCGTGCCGTCCTCCTTGGGCCAGACCTTGGAGGTCTCCATCTTCAGCACACCGGGAACGCGT encodes the following:
- a CDS encoding EthD family reductase, which codes for MSTKITFIFDNPVDPAAFESAYPDLIERARRVPGVLKMETSKVWPKEDGTPTPAYRLIDLYFAEYDAANAAVATQEMGALFPRALELATGGVRVVFADVEES